In one Magallana gigas chromosome 7, xbMagGiga1.1, whole genome shotgun sequence genomic region, the following are encoded:
- the LOC136269813 gene encoding protocadherin Fat 4-like → MWTYSILLLQTMIWTMNLQYITGNNFAPEILSVNINERIPENTKFGVTVATVTASDRDAQFPDNDIRFRMFAPQLASNYFAVDSPTGNIFVKRDLTLDTSSVYQLYVQAYDMGSPSKTSTTNATVTIDIYRNLRDPLFSGGPFAVNINETTFIGTSVLQVNFSDSDTDAPFNTVRITAFGDDKALTYFRLQSNGHIVLNSDLKADSDTQYLMRILAQDGGSPPRTATTVASITVERNINSPVFERLSYNETILETRQLGLSFLQVKATDGDTRAPHNEVRYFMSTDAGSTLGAQYFMVDDVTGDISLRQSPMLDNARTVDYTFTVNAVDRGGRSATIPASVRVTVIRNTNAPVFTNLPNANQINHTTSIGTQVFPVSARDPDPGVFGQLTYSLTGDGESTSVFTINPTSGAITLQQSLFSQTSTLYTLRVRVQDGGSPRKEAMNTLTLTVQRNFETPRFVSNSYTFTIKENEPIGFSVGQIVATDADSAPPNNLVEYYFVGSTPSQRFLIDSRTGVITIRKDLTTEETPSSYTFRVQARDSGSPQRLSQEIPLTITVQRNDHDPLFGNLPFSVTIPANANQFSTVYTVNSTDADTVPDFQRREYDIIGDDAATSLFAVDATAGRITISSPLTSDPAVQYRVRVRVRDFGTPRRSSTSLLLVNVTRNLNAPQFNPTQYSATILETQTLGSSIRQVSSSDLDTTAPNNVPTYSLSGNALALQYFQVNPSTGVVSLYKDLRDDTATSYTLTVTVADNGSPSLTGTNTATVTVQVNRNLQPPRFINAPYSSTITRLVTDNTLLPGVTVSTADDDTVSPFRDVTVSVIGDDSAASLFELVGSSVRVRNAANLAADTANTYKLRLLAEDGGSPKKPATTTIDITVRRNMVPPQFNPTAYNATILENYPVGSEIVMVSATDSDPQPPNNQFKYSITGDTTAMTYFYISPDSGRFSLKQSIKGTGVYQFRVQVTATDEGTPSLSEQAIVIVDVTIDDTLRFTQLQPYTASIDENDPVDRGFITVIATPQPNIQYSIVGFSDSPDYFKIDEITGVISLKTDLRSDLSKRTTYLIQVRARKQFPNGLQSVENLVNVTVLRNINPPVFNSTQYQANINGKYGLGQSVVQVFATDLDTQDVLLYSIIDQAGETEPFYMVPGTGTIILKQLLTYTTKTRYVVRKI, encoded by the exons CTCTATGTACAAGCCTACGACATGGGATCTCCTTCAAAGACATCAACTACAAATGCCACGGTGACTATAGATATATACAGAAACTTACGAGACCCCTTGTTCAGTGGGGGACCATTTGCTGTCAACATTAATGAGACTACCTTCATTGGAACTTCGGTACTACAAGTCAACTTTAGTGACAGTGACACTGAC GCGCCATTTAACACAGTGAGAATAACTGCATTTGGAGACGACAAAGCCTTGACTTATTTTAGACTGCAAAGTAATGGACACATTGTTTTAAACAGTGACCTGAAAGCTGACTCAGACACTCAATATCTG ATGAGAATTTTGGCTCAAGATGGTGGATCTCCTCCAAGAACTGCAACCACAGTAGCTTCCATAACAGTGGAGCGCAACATCAATAGTCCAGTCTTTGAAAGACTCTCTTATAATGAGACAATTCTGGAAACACGACAACTTGGTCTTTCATTCCTGCAAGTAAAAGCAACAGATGGAGATACAAGG GCACCACACAATGAAGTTCGATACTTTATGAGCACAGATGCAGGAAGTACTTTGGGAGCCCAGTATTTCATGGTGGATGATGTCACTGGAGACATCAGTCTTCGCCAGTCTCCCATGCTGGATAATGCTAGAACTGTTGATTACACT tttactgTGAATGCTGTAGACAGAGGTGGTCGCTCGGCAACAATACCTGCTAGCGTACGAGTGACAGTGATTCGAAACACCAACGCTCCAGTCTTTACCAATCTGCCCAATGCCAATCAGATCAATCATACTACCTCAATAGGAACCCAAGTCTTCCCAGTGTCTGCTAGAGATCCAGATCCT GGTGTGTTTGGACAGCTCACATACAGTCTTACAGGGGATGGAGAATCCACCAGTGTATTCACCATCAACCCAACCTCAGGGGCCATAACTCTGCAGCAGTCACTGTTCTCTCAAACTTCTACCCTTTATACG TTGAGAGTACGTGTCCAGGATGGGGGCAGTCCCAGGAAGGAAGCTATGAACACCCTGACATTGACtgttcaacgaaattttgaaactcCCCGCTTTGTCTCAAACAGTTATACATTCACAATCAAGGAAAATGAACCAATCGGATTTAGTGTTGGACAAATAGTTGCGACAGATGCTGACTCAGCT cCACCAAACAATTTGGTAGAGTACTACTTTGTAGGGTCAACACCATCACAGAGGTTTTTAATTGATTCTAGGACGGGAGTTATTACCATTAGAAAGGACCTGACCACAGAGGAAACCCCATCTTCTTATAct TTCCGGGTTCAAGCAAGAGATTCGGGTTCACCACAGAGACTTAGTCAGGAAATCCCACTGACCATTACTGTTCAACGAAATGACCATGACCCATTGTTTGGCAACTTGCCATTCAGTGTGACAATACCAGCAAATGCTAATCAATTTTCAACTGTTTACACTGTAAACTCAACTGATGCAGACACTGTG CCTGATTTCCAACGCCGAGAATATGATATCATAGGAGATGATGCTGCCACAAGTTTGTTTGCTGTGGATGCAACAGCTGGTAGAATAACAATAAGTTCTCCGTTGACTTCAGATCCAGCTGTACAATATAGG GTTAGAGTGCGTGTAAGAGACTTCGGAACTCCTAGACGCTCATCAACAAGCCTGCTTCTAGTCAATGTGACCAGAAATCTGAATGCTCCACAATTCAATCCAACTCAATACTCTGCCACTATCTTGGAAACCCAGACCTTGGGGTCCAGCATACGACAAGTGTCCTCTAGCGACCTTGACACAACG gcACCAAATAATGTACCTACATATTCATTGAGTGGAAATGCTTTAGCACTCCAGTACTTCCAAGTCAATCCAAGTACAGGAGTCGTCTCCCTTTATAAGGATCTACGAGACGATACAGCAACTTCTTATACT CTCACGGTGACTGTAGCTGACAATGGTTCCCCATCACTTACTGGAACAAACACGGCCACAGTGACAGTGCAGGTCAACAGGAATCTACAGCCCCCACGCTTTATCAATGCTCCCTACAGTTCCACCATTACAAGGCTTGTTACAGACAACACTCTTTTGCCTGGAGTGACAGTTTCTACGGCTGATGATGATACTGTG AGTCCATTTAGAGATGTTACAGTGAGCGTGATTGGGGATGATTCAGCAGCGAGCCTGTTTGAGTTAGTGGGATCAAGTGTTCGTGTTCGAAATGCAGCAAATTTAGCAGCAGACACAGCTAACACATACAAG CTTCGGCTGTTGGCAGAGGATGGAGGTTCTCCAAAAAAACCTGCTACTACAACCATAGATATCACTGTGAGAAGAAATATGGTGCCTCCACAATTTAACCCTACAGCATATAACGCAACCATCCTGGAGAATTACCCTGTCGGAAGTGAAATTGTGATGGTGTCTGCCACAGACTCAGACCCACAG CCCCCAAACAACCAGTTTAAATACAGTATAACGGGTGATACAACTGCTATGACCTACTTCTACATCAGTCCAGACTCGGGGCGCTTTTCTCTCAAACAGTCCATCAAAGGAACTGGAGTTTACCAATTCaga GTACAAGTGACGGCTACAGACGAAGGAACGCCATCTTTGAGCGAACAAGCCATTGTGATTGTGGACGTAACCATTGACGACACACTGAGGTTCACACAACTCCAACCATACACTGCTAGCATTGATGAGAACGACCCCGTAGATAGAGGGTTTATTACAGTTATAGCCACACCCCAG CCGAATATCCAATATTCCATTGTTGGCTTCAGTGATAGTCCTGATTACTTTAAAATTGATGAGATCACAGGTGTTATATCTTTGAAAACTGATCTTCGAAGTGACCTATCCAAGAGAACTACATATTTG ATTCAAGTAAGAGCAAGAAAACAGTTTCCTAATGGACTACAGTCTGTAGAGAATCTGGTCAATGTTACGGTCCTTAGAAATATCAACCCACCTGTGTTCAACTCCACTCAGTACCAAGCAAACATCAATGGAAAGTATGGCCTTGGACAGTCAGTGGTGCAGGTGTTTGCCACAGATCTTGATACTCAG GATGTTCTCCTCTACTCCATCATTGATCAGGCTGGGGAAACGGAACCATTTTACATGGTCCCTGGCACAGGAACTATCATTTTAAAGCAGCTACTGACTTACACAACTAAAACAAGATATGTAGTAAGGAAAATATAA
- the LOC105325499 gene encoding protocadherin-17, translating into MPVPRDQSKPEKFGQSTVVINVRRNSQSPVFERTPYVAPINYNQAPGPVYTTSARDPDLTGALTYEVIGYFSAPGYFTVNSNGDVVLLPSLASDTAQLYTLGLAVFDSDYPNDKAYANVTIAVNRNPNSPDFTNPSYSITVNESYPLAVSLLQVSGQDAEQHVVEYILESSNPIDGTQFFYLNPSTGVLTVSRPLTETGTQTFTLQVRLRDNGIPARSSATTAPVTIFITRNNNGPIFAGSFTTSINETTPTSTAVLTVTATDSDPNTSPYGQLRYRVIGDGDFTQFFNINPTTGSISVQRPLSSPDIAFYQGRILAEDGGSPPRSATATAIINILRNLNAPVFNPKNYSVTIDETHQVGQYVITVTASDVDRVTPNNQIVYTIMNSKTAEFYFYLDPETGHVYLKQCTTGEEILFVFHVTATDRGFPALSDNAIINVEIKGCPKCKTNLHSPRFFAPIYFVNIQEGNYSKLKPISIFFR; encoded by the exons atgccagtgccaag GGATCAGTCCAAACCAGAGAAATTTGGGCAGTCAACTGTTGTCATCAACGTGAGAAGGAACAGCCAGTCTCCTGTCTTTGAAAGAACACCTTATGTTGCACCCATTAACTACAACCAGGCTCCAGGACCTGTGTATACTACCTCTGCTAGAGATCCTGACTTAACG GGCGCCTTGACGTATGAAGTAATTGGATACTTCTCCGCTCCAGGTTACTTCACTGTCAATTCCAATGGAGATGTTGTTCTGCTGCCTAGTTTAGCCAGTGATACAGCTCAATTGTACACG CTTGGTTTGGCAGTTTTCGATAGTGATTATCCCAATGATAAGGCGTATGCAAATGTTACAATTGCTGTCAACCGTAACCCCAATTCTCCAGATTTCACCAACCCATCCTACAGTATAACTGTCAATGAAAGTTACCCTCTAGCAGTTAGTCTGCTACAAGTCTCTGGCCAGGATGCAGAACAa CATGTTGTTGAGTACATTCTGGAATCCAGCAATCCTATAGATGGCACTCAGTTCTTTTATTTGAACCCATCCACTGGTGTACTGACTGTGTCCAGACCTCTCACTGAGACAGGGACACAGACTTTCACT CTTCAAGTTCGTTTGAGGGATAATGGAATTCCAGCGAGATCATCTGCAACAACTGCCCCAGTAACTATATTTATCACAAGGAATAACAACGGTCCTATATTTGCTGGCTCTTTTACCACAAGTATAAATGAGACAACACCAACAAGCACAGCTGTGCTCACAGTGACAGCTACTGATAGTGATCCTAAT ACATCACCCTATGGACAACTGAGATATCGTGTAATAGGAGATGGAGATTTCACTCAATTCTTCAATATCAATCCAACAACAGGAAGTATATCAGTTCAACGCCCATTATCCTCACCAGACATCGCTTTTTATcag GGACGAATTCTGGCAGAGGATGGAGGTTCCCCTCCCAGATCAGCTACTGCCACTGCTATTATCAACATCCTGAGGAACCTGAATGCCCCGGTATTCAATCCAAAAAATTACTCTGTCACTATTGATGAAACTCATCAAGTGGGCCAGTATGTAATTACTGTAACAGCCTCAGATGTAGATCGAGTT ACTCCGAACAACCAAATAGTATACACGATAATGAATAGTAAAACCGCAGAATTTTACTTTTACCTCGACCCAGAGACGGGACACGTGTATCTAAAACAGTGCACAACTGGAGAAGAAATTCTATTCGTT tttcatGTTACCGCAACCGATAGAGGCTTCCCTGCTTTGAGCGACAACGCCATAATTAATGTAGAAATCAAGGGATGTCCAAAATGTAAGACGAACTTGCATTCACCAAGATTCTTTGCACCCATTTACTTTGTAAATATTCAGGAAGGAaactattcaaaattaaaaccaatCTCAATCTTTTTCAGGTAA